CGGCTCTTCTTTTTTATTTTTGTTCATGTAATCCTTGACGTCGTTGTATGATGCCTTGCCCTTTTCGCCTTCCTTTCGCTTATTGAAGGACGACATCTTTTCCCTGTGTCCGCAGGTGCATACGAAGGTTTTTCCTTCCCCCTCGCCCACGAGCTTCAGCTTCTTGTGGCATACAGGGCAGCGTGCATTAGTAACTATGGAGAGACCTTTTCTGTATCCGCAATCCCTGTCGGGACATACGAGCATGGTGCCCCTCTTTCCTTTTACCTGCAAAAGATTCTTTCCGCAATCGGGACATTTTTCGTGGGTCACATTGTCATGCTTGAAAGTGGCCTCGCTATTCTTTATGTCTTGTATTATCTTTTCGGTATATTTCTTCATTTCGTTCATGAAGGCCTTCTTGTCAAGATTGCCCTTGGCTATGGATTCTAACTTTTTCTCCCACCTTGCCGTGAGCGCCGGTGTCTTTAGGTCTTCCGGAACCAAATCGAGAAGCTGAAGGCCCTTTGAAGTGATTAGAAGATTTTTGCCCCTCTTCTCCACCAAAAACGATTTCTGTATTTTCTCAATTATGTCGGCCCTGGTGGCAACGGTTCCTATGCCTCCAGTATCGGTGAGTATTTTTGCCAAATCCTTTTCATTGCTTGAAACATATTTTGCGGGGTTCTCCATGGCGCCGAGTAGTGTTCCTTCAGTGAATCTTGGAGGTGGGGATGTCTTGCCTTTCGTCTTGGCCCATCTGTCTATTGGAAGAGCATCTCCCTTCTTAAGATTCGGGAACATCTGGTTGGTATATTCCTCGGGTTCATCGTTTTCCTCGTGATTTTCGGAAACGGCTTTCCAACCCTGATGGATGACCCGTTTTCCATTTGCTGAGAATATTTCGCCTTCAGCCTCAGCCTGAAGCGTTATCTGCTCGTATTCATGGGGCTCGGAAAGTACGCTGAGGAATCGGCGGACTACCAAATCGTATATCTTATATTCACGGCTAGAAAGGTCATTTACCCTAAGTGTTTCCTCAGTAGGTATTATGGCATGGTGATCGGTTACCTTGCTGTCGTCAACAAAAAGCTTTGAGGGCTTGATAGGGTTTCTCATAAGATCCGAGGCAATATCCGCGAAAGAACCGTCGGCGCAGCCGTTAAGACGTTCCTTTATAGTAGGAACGATATCGGCAGTAAGATACCTTGAATCCGTCCTTGGGTAGGTAAGGAGCTTGTGGGTTTCGTAAAGGCTTTGCATGATTGAAAGTGTTTCCTTTGCCGTAAAATCGTATATCCTATCTGCATCCTTCTGAAGCTCCGTAAGATTGTAGAGCGCGGGTGAAGAGGTCTTCTTGACCTTCTTGACTATGGATTTTATTGTCAGGCTCTTTCCCGCAAGCGCTGCAATCAAGGAGTCAATCCTCTTCTCGTCGAAGCTCCTCGATCCCTTGCTCTTGGCGTCCTGCCATGTAAGTATCAGCTTGCCCGAGCGTGCCTGCAGCCCGTAATAGCTCTTGGGGCTGAAATGCTTTATCTCATCCTCCCTCTGCGCTAGCATTGCGAGGGTAGGTGTCTGAACCCTTCCGCATGAAAGCTGGGCGTTGTACTTGCAGGTAAGGGCGCGCGTTGCGTTAAGCCCGACTATCCAGTCCACCTCGGCCCTTGCTACTGCCGCGGCGAAAAGGTTTTCGTATGCCTTTCCGTCCTTGAGCTTGCCGAAGCCTTCCTTTATTGCCTTGTCCGTAACAGAGGAAATCCAAAGCCGCTTAACAGGCTTTCTTATATTCGCCTTTTCCAGAATCCACCTCGCGACAAGTTCTCCCTCGCGCCCGGCGTCCGTGGCGATTATTACGCTAGTTACGTCCTTCCGCTGTAGAAGCCGCTTAACAACATCGTATTGCTTTCTCGTCTGATTTATCACCACAATCTTCGTTTCGTTTGGAAGCATAGGCAAGTCTTCTAGATTCCATGTTGCATACTTCTTGTTGTAAAGCTCCGGATCCGCCAGGGTTACAAGATGCCCCAGGGCCCAGGTTACAACATACCTCTCGTTTTCAAACCAGCTATCATTTTTTTTACAGCCTAATACCCTTGCTATTTCCCTGCCGACAGAAGGTTTTTCTGCCAGCACAAGTGATTTACCCATATAAAAGTCCTTTCCGAATTGTATTGATTTAGTGTTGTTTTCCCATAGAAATATTATACACCATATTTCTTTTAAACCGGAGGATGTTGATAGACCGATGAGAAAGCCCAATTTCATCGTTGACTGCGCAAATTCCGCTCGGTCACGTCATCAGACAGACGAGAAAACTCAATTTCTTCGTTGCTAACATAAATTCCGCTCGGTCACGTATTATTAATACGCTCCACTCGCTGAATTTACGTGGCGCCTTGAACTAGAGTATTCTCGTCAGTCTGGTGTGGGAATAATTGCAATTGGAATATATAGTGATAAAATGGAATTGGAAAGTGTTGCTTACTACTCAAGTTTAAGTACGTTGTGGGGTATAGGTGAATGTATTGAAAATACCAATATCCAATGAGGTAAACAACCTTATTGGATAGTTTATATAAGATTGGTTGTATTTGGAGAAAATTGGGAGTAAGATGGAATAAAGTTGATATTTTATTGTAAATCACTGGGGACGGTTCTTTTTGATTGGCACTGCTACTGATGGGGTGATATGGACAAGGGGACAGGCACCTGTCCGATATCTATAACAATCGGCCGTCTCTTTTGAATCACTGGAGCCTATTTCTTGAAAAATTCGATGGGGACATTTTCAGAAGGATAATAGAAAAAGTAATGGTATATTTCTTGTAGAAGTGACCGTTGCCTATGAAATGGAAGTCACGGAGGTTCTTTAGTATAAGAACTTCTTTTTATTTGGGGATCAAGGTGTATAATGGAAATAGTTAAATATAATGGCAATAACCGGAATTGATGTAGTGGGAAAAAAATTAGATTTAGTGCATGGGTTGCCTAGAAAAGCGGAAAAATAATGACACTAATTTTTCTACATAGAAATATTAAATTTCATAAAAGAACTAGTTCAACTTGCTATTGCAATTTAGTGTAGCAATTGGAAAAAACAAATTGCTCAAAATGATTTAAAGGTGGTGACATAAATGGCAAAGTATTGCAATAAGAGTCTAGATTCCTCGTAAAATTATATTAATTCATGCGAATGAAAATTACACGCGGAAGTCAGGGACTATATTAATTTTGGGAGGAATGAAAAATTATGAAAAAAATACTTTCAGTAATATTCATTGTATCCATGTTGACAATGATGCTAGGCACATCTGTTTTTGCGGATGAATTTGTGGTTGAGAAAGGTTTCAACGATGATGGGTACAATTACAAGGCACATTTGTATGTCGGGGGAGGGGAAGCCTGGGATGTAGAGGACGCTCAATTAGTAATGAAATGGAATGAAGCCTGGCTTTCAAACAAAGATAAAGATGCAGATGGCAAGTTGGACAGACATTTAGGCTATGATACGTATATTGACTCTGGAGAATGGTGCACAAATCATTGGCGCGGAACCTATGTTGATGACCAGGGAAAGAGCCAGCACTATACAGAAACATGCAAGATTGTTGCGGTCACAAGTAATGATGAACTAGTGGATGGTTACTGGATTGA
Above is a window of Peptostreptococcaceae bacterium DNA encoding:
- a CDS encoding DNA topoisomerase III, whose protein sequence is MGKSLVLAEKPSVGREIARVLGCKKNDSWFENERYVVTWALGHLVTLADPELYNKKYATWNLEDLPMLPNETKIVVINQTRKQYDVVKRLLQRKDVTSVIIATDAGREGELVARWILEKANIRKPVKRLWISSVTDKAIKEGFGKLKDGKAYENLFAAAVARAEVDWIVGLNATRALTCKYNAQLSCGRVQTPTLAMLAQREDEIKHFSPKSYYGLQARSGKLILTWQDAKSKGSRSFDEKRIDSLIAALAGKSLTIKSIVKKVKKTSSPALYNLTELQKDADRIYDFTAKETLSIMQSLYETHKLLTYPRTDSRYLTADIVPTIKERLNGCADGSFADIASDLMRNPIKPSKLFVDDSKVTDHHAIIPTEETLRVNDLSSREYKIYDLVVRRFLSVLSEPHEYEQITLQAEAEGEIFSANGKRVIHQGWKAVSENHEENDEPEEYTNQMFPNLKKGDALPIDRWAKTKGKTSPPPRFTEGTLLGAMENPAKYVSSNEKDLAKILTDTGGIGTVATRADIIEKIQKSFLVEKRGKNLLITSKGLQLLDLVPEDLKTPALTARWEKKLESIAKGNLDKKAFMNEMKKYTEKIIQDIKNSEATFKHDNVTHEKCPDCGKNLLQVKGKRGTMLVCPDRDCGYRKGLSIVTNARCPVCHKKLKLVGEGEGKTFVCTCGHREKMSSFNKRKEGEKGKASYNDVKDYMNKNKKEEPKVEDSPFAALAKLKFDKNK